The Labrus mixtus chromosome 16, fLabMix1.1, whole genome shotgun sequence genome window below encodes:
- the ago2 gene encoding protein argonaute-2, whose translation MYSSTGASEMAEGPRSSGSASSEPPSSPVPEYVFKPPSRPDFGTMGRTIKLQANFFEMEIPKLEVYHYDIDIKPEKCPRRVNREIVEHMVQHFKTQIFGDRKPVYDGRKNLYTAMPLPIGRDKVELEVTIPGEGKDRSFKVSIKWVSCVSLQALHEALAGRLPSVPFETVQALDVVMRHLPSMRYTPVGRSFFTPSEGCSNPLGGGREVWFGFHQSVRPSLWKMMLNIDVSATAFYKAQPVIEFMCEVLDFKSIEEQQKPLTDSQRVKFTKEIKGLKVEITHCGQMKRKYRVCNVTRRPASHQTFPLQQENGQTIECTVAQYFKDKYKLILRYPHLPCLQVGQEQKHTYLPLEVCNIVAGQRCIKKLTDNQTSTMIRATARSAPDRQDEISKLMRSANFNTDPYVREFGVMVRDEMTEVNGRVLQAPSILYGGRNKAIATPIQGVWDMRNKQFHTGIEIKVWAIACFAPQRQCTELLLKAFTDQLRKISRDAGMPIQGQPCFCKYAQGADSVEPMFRHLKYTYQGLQLVVVILPGKTPVYAEVKRVGDTVLGMATQCVQVKNVQKTTPQTLSNLCLKINVKLGGVNNILLPQGRPLVFQQPVIFLGADVTHPPAGDGKKPSIAAVVGSMDAHPSRYCATVRVQQHRQDIIQDLATMVRELLIQFYKSTRFKPTRIIYYRDGISEGQFNQVLQHELLAIREACIKLEKDYQPGITFVVVQKRHHTRLFCMDRNERVGKSGNIPAGTTVDTKITHPSEFDFYLCSHAGIQGTSRPSHYHVLWDDNHFTSDELQVLTYQLCHTYVRCTRSVSIPAPAYYAHLVAFRARYHLVDKEHDSAEGSHTSGQSNGRDQQALAKAVQIHQDTLRTMYFA comes from the exons ATGTATTCCTCTACTGGAG CCTCTGAGATGGCCGAGGGACCCCGTTCCTCTGGGTCAGCAAGCTCTG aaccCCCATCTTCCCCAGTGCCAGAATATGTGTTCAAACCTCCATCACGGCCAGACTTTGGCACCATGGGCAGGACAATCAAGCTCCAGGCCAACTTCTTTGAAATGGAGATCCCCAAACTGGAGGTCTACCATTACGACATCGACATCAAGCCCGAGAAATGCCCCAGGAGGGTCAATCG tgaaATTGTGGAGCACATGGTCCagcactttaaaacacagaTCTTTGGTGATCGAAAGCCAGTGTATGACGGGAGGAAAAATCTCTACACCGCCATGCCTTTACCCATTGGCCGAGACAAg GTGGAACTCGAGGTGACCATTCCCGGTGAAGGCAAAGACCGCAGCTTCAAAGTCTCCATCAAGTGGGTGTCCTGCGTCAGCCTGCAGGCTCTGCACGAGGCTCTGGCAGGACGACTACCAAGCGTCCCGTTTGAGACCGTCCAAGCCCTGGATGTGGTCATGAGACATTTACCTTCTATGAG GTACACCCCAGTGGGCCGTTCTTTCTTCACTCCCTCAGAAGGATGTTCGAACCCCCTCGGCGGTGGTCGAGAGGTGTGGTTTGGCTTCCACCAGTCTGTCAGGCCTTCCCTTTGGAAGATGATGCTCAACATCGATG TTTCAGCCACTGCGTTCTACAAAGCCCAGCCAGTAATCGAGTTTATGTGTGAGGTCTTGGATTTCAAAAGCATCGAGGAACAACAGAAGCCCTTAACCGACTCTCAGCGagtaaagtttacaaaagaaatTAAAG GCCTGAAGGTGGAGATCACTCACTGTGGgcagatgaagaggaagtaCAGAGTTTGCAACGTGACCAGAAGGCCAGCCAGCCACCAAAC GTTccctctgcagcaggaaaacggCCAAACCATTGAATGCACAGTAGCACAGTACttcaaagacaaatacaagCTCATCCTGAGATACCCCCACCTCCCATGTCTACAGGTGGGACAGGAGCAGAAACACACCTACCTACCTCTTGAG GTGTGTAACATCGTGGCAGGACAGCGCTGCATCAAAAAGCTGACCGACAATCAGACCTCGACTATGATTCGTGCCACAGCTCGATCGGCACCGGACCGCCAGGATGAGATCAGTAAACTG ATGAGGAGTGCCAACTTCAACACTGACCCTTACGTACGTGAATTCGGAGTGATGGTGAGGGATGAGATGACAGAAGTAAATGGCAGAGTCTTACAAGCACCTTCCATTCTGTACGGAGGCAGG AACAAAGCAATAGCCACACCGATCCAAGGAGTCTGGGACATGAGGAACAAGCAGTTCCACACTGGCATTGAGATCAAGGTGTGGGCCATCGCCTGCTTCGCACCGCAGAGACAGTGCACTGAACTCCTGCTCAA AGCATTCACAGATCAGCTGAGGAAGATCTCGAGGGATGCAGGGATGCCCATCCAGGGTCAGCCGTGCTTCTGTAAATACGCCCAGGGAGCGGACAGCGTGGAGCCCATGTTCAGGCACCTCAAATACACCTACCAGGGCCTCCAGCTGGTGGTCGTCATCCTACCCGGGAAGACGCCCGTCTACG ccgAGGTGAAGCGTGTCGGGGACACGGTACTTGGCATGGCCACGCAGTGTGTGCAGGTGAAGAACGTTCAAAAAACAACACCTCAGACCCTCTCCAACCTCTGTCTGAAGATCAACGTCAAGCTGGGTGGTGTCAACAACATCCTCCTCCCACAGGGCAG GCCGTTGGTGTTCCAGCAGCCGGTGATCTTCCTTGGTGCAGATGTGACTCACCCTCCTGCAGGAGATGGCAAAAAGCCTTCAATCGCTGCC GTCGTGGGTAGTATGGATGCCCACCCTAGCAGATACTGCGCCACAGTGCGGGTGCAGCAGCACCGTCAGGACATCATCCAGGACCTGGCCACCATGGTGAGGGAGCTGCTCATCCAGTTCTACAAATCGACCCGCTTCAAGCCGACCAGAATCATCTACTACCGTGATGGCATCTCTGAGGGCCAATTCAACCAG GTCCTTCAGCATGAGCTGCTGGCGATCCGCGAGGCCTGCATCAAACTAGAGAAGGATTACCAGCCTGGTATCACCTTTGTGGTGGTGCAGAAGAGACACCACACGAGACTGTTCTGCATGGACAGAAACGAGAGG GTTGGGAAAAGTGGCAACATTCCTGCAGGCACCACGGTGGACACCAAAATCACTCATCCATCAGAGTTTGACTTCTACCTTTGCAGTCACGCTGGAATTCAG GGTACCAGCCGGCCGTCTCATTATCACGTGCTCTGGGACGACAACCACTTCACGTCAGATGAACTGCAGGTCCTCACATACCAGCTCTGCCACACTTACGTGCGCTGCACCCGGTCAGTCTCCATCCCAGCACCAGCTTACTACGCCCATTTGGTGGCTTTCAGGGCTCGCTATCACTTGGTGGACAAAGAACATGACAG CGCCGAGGGCAGCCACACATCAGGCCAGAGCAACGGGCGGGACCAACAGGCTTTGGCAAAGGCCGTTCAGATCCACCAGGACACCCTGCGCACCATGTACTTTGCCTGA